A part of Citrifermentans bremense genomic DNA contains:
- a CDS encoding DUF2156 domain-containing protein, with the protein MEIPQYPNSRVITLEDKAQLDPLFNALQPRVSELTFANLYLFRKAHDYRLSQVGDAVVALGRGYDGSPYFLPPFGGDIAAAAKRLLEEGLTLYGADDGFLSGFLPSSGLEVIPDRDNFDYLHLKKEMAELSGKQYHKKKNRVNYFLLRHRHQVELFNEGHLEGALELLEQWRRVRAEFGEGASLAKEVEGASEALKLREALGLSGVVVLVDGAVKGFALGERLNRETAVCHFEKGDLFLEGLYQLLDREFSRLLFPECRYLNREQDLGEPALRQAKLSYHPVELVAKYRVRRSRHPF; encoded by the coding sequence ATGGAAATACCGCAGTACCCCAACTCCCGGGTGATCACCCTCGAGGACAAGGCGCAGTTGGACCCGCTTTTTAACGCGCTGCAGCCGCGGGTCTCCGAGCTCACCTTCGCCAACCTCTACCTATTCAGGAAGGCGCACGACTACAGACTTTCCCAGGTGGGGGACGCGGTGGTGGCGCTTGGCCGCGGCTACGACGGTTCCCCCTATTTCCTTCCCCCCTTCGGCGGTGATATCGCGGCCGCGGCGAAAAGGCTCCTGGAAGAAGGGCTCACCCTGTACGGCGCCGACGACGGCTTCCTCTCGGGCTTTCTCCCGAGCTCCGGGCTCGAGGTGATCCCTGACCGCGACAACTTCGACTACCTGCACCTGAAAAAGGAGATGGCTGAGCTTTCCGGCAAGCAGTACCACAAGAAAAAGAACCGGGTGAACTACTTCCTTTTGCGGCACCGCCACCAGGTGGAGCTCTTCAATGAGGGGCACCTCGAGGGGGCTTTGGAGCTTTTGGAGCAGTGGCGCCGGGTGCGCGCCGAGTTCGGGGAGGGGGCTTCGCTGGCCAAGGAGGTGGAGGGGGCGAGCGAGGCGCTGAAGCTTCGGGAGGCGCTGGGGCTTTCCGGGGTGGTGGTGCTGGTGGATGGTGCGGTGAAGGGGTTTGCGCTCGGGGAGCGGCTGAACCGGGAGACGGCGGTCTGCCATTTCGAGAAAGGGGACCTGTTCCTGGAGGGGCTGTACCAGCTGCTGGACCGCGAGTTCTCCCGGCTTCTTTTCCCCGAGTGCAGGTACCTGAACCGGGAGCAGGACCTGGGGGAGCCGGCCTTGAGGCAGGCGAAGCTCTCCTACCATCCGGTGGAGCTGGTGGCGAAGTACCGGGTCAGGCGCTCGCGCCACCCGTTTTGA
- the secA gene encoding preprotein translocase subunit SecA, whose amino-acid sequence MFGALIKKLVGSKNERELKRMWPIVERINQLEPELVKLSDDELRGKTAQFKERYSRGESLDSLLPEAFAVCREAGKRVLGMRHFDVQLIGGMVLHSGKIAEMKTGEGKTLVATLPSYLNGISGKGVHVVTVNDYLAKRDSDWMGRIHKFLGLSVGVIVHGLEDHERREAYAADITYGTNNEFGFDYLRDNMKFDLADYVQRPFNFAVVDEVDSILIDEARTPLIISGPTEDSTDKYYIIDRIIPLLKKGEVIEVEANTLSGKRKNYTGDFTVDEKAKSATLTEEGVLKVEKLLKIENLYDPRNMEILHHTQQALRAHALFKRDVDYVVRDNEVLIVDEFTGRLMPGRRWSDGLHQAIEAKEGAKIENENQTLATITFQNYFRMYEKLSGMTGTADTEAEEFHKIYKLDVVVIPTNRPLLRPDFPDVIYKTEREKFNAVISEIKELHEKGQPVLVGTISIEKSEELSELLKRQGIPHFVLNAKQHEKEAEIVAQAGRKGMVTIATNMAGRGTDILLGGNPDGLARQEFKGTPEARTEEFMTEFTEMLSKSLPEKELLQGLEREYPGIMPVVASCLKQGGEIDLEELERQVLAEHQRQFDQMVEKNKPVCAAEHDEVVALGGLHILGTERHESRRIDNQLRGRSGRQGDPGSSRFYLSLQDDLLRIFGSERVSMIMDKLGIEEGEAITHGLITRAIENAQKKVEAHNFEIRKHLIEYDDVMNKQREVIYTQRKEILGGNEIRESFTGMMEETVSDIVSAYVIDRTPAREWDWQGITDSVQKVFGFHLDLTPDLMDRITPVNFEDTLRTTARERFQQRLDEFGDDLMDHLIKVIMLQVIDTQWKDHLLSIDHLKEGIGLRGYGQKDPKQEYKREAYKLFMDMMLRIREEVVEKIFWVQVGSEEEMEQFELEQPQQRMVFNLVDEEATAPAQAPSKSKRSAGRNDPCPCGSGQKYKKCCGK is encoded by the coding sequence ATGTTTGGAGCGCTGATAAAGAAGTTAGTCGGGAGCAAAAACGAGCGCGAATTGAAGCGGATGTGGCCCATCGTCGAGCGCATCAACCAGCTGGAGCCCGAGTTGGTCAAGCTCTCCGATGACGAGCTGCGCGGCAAAACCGCCCAGTTCAAGGAACGCTACAGCCGCGGCGAAAGCCTCGACTCCCTGCTCCCCGAGGCCTTCGCCGTCTGCCGGGAGGCAGGGAAAAGGGTCCTCGGCATGCGCCACTTCGACGTGCAGCTGATCGGCGGCATGGTGCTCCACTCCGGAAAGATCGCCGAGATGAAGACCGGCGAGGGTAAAACCCTGGTGGCGACGCTCCCCTCCTACCTGAACGGCATCTCCGGCAAGGGTGTGCACGTGGTCACTGTCAACGACTACCTGGCCAAGCGCGACTCCGACTGGATGGGGCGCATCCACAAGTTCCTGGGGCTTTCCGTTGGGGTCATCGTGCACGGGCTGGAGGACCACGAGCGGCGCGAGGCCTACGCCGCCGACATCACCTACGGCACCAACAACGAGTTCGGCTTCGACTACCTCAGGGACAACATGAAGTTCGACCTGGCCGATTACGTGCAGCGTCCCTTCAACTTCGCCGTGGTGGACGAGGTCGACTCCATCCTCATCGACGAGGCGAGGACCCCGCTCATCATCTCCGGTCCCACCGAGGACTCGACCGACAAGTACTACATCATCGACCGCATCATCCCGCTCCTGAAGAAGGGTGAGGTGATCGAGGTCGAGGCGAACACCCTCTCCGGGAAGAGGAAGAACTACACCGGCGACTTCACCGTGGATGAGAAGGCCAAAAGCGCCACCCTCACCGAGGAGGGGGTGCTCAAGGTCGAGAAGCTGCTGAAGATCGAGAACCTCTACGATCCGCGCAACATGGAGATCCTGCACCACACCCAGCAGGCCCTGAGGGCCCACGCCCTCTTCAAGAGGGACGTCGACTACGTGGTCCGCGACAACGAGGTGCTCATCGTCGACGAGTTCACCGGGCGCCTCATGCCGGGCCGCCGCTGGTCCGACGGCCTGCACCAGGCGATCGAGGCCAAGGAAGGGGCGAAGATCGAGAACGAGAACCAGACCCTTGCCACCATCACCTTCCAGAACTACTTCCGCATGTACGAGAAGCTCTCCGGCATGACCGGCACCGCCGACACCGAAGCCGAGGAATTCCACAAGATCTACAAGCTGGACGTGGTGGTGATTCCGACCAACCGCCCGCTTCTGCGCCCGGACTTCCCGGACGTCATCTACAAGACCGAGCGCGAGAAGTTCAACGCGGTGATAAGCGAGATCAAGGAGCTGCACGAGAAGGGGCAGCCGGTCCTCGTCGGCACCATCTCCATCGAGAAGAGCGAGGAGCTCTCCGAGCTGTTGAAGCGCCAGGGGATCCCGCACTTCGTCCTGAACGCGAAGCAGCACGAGAAAGAGGCGGAGATCGTGGCCCAGGCCGGCCGCAAGGGGATGGTCACCATCGCCACCAACATGGCTGGCCGCGGCACCGACATCCTCCTTGGGGGAAACCCCGACGGTCTGGCCCGGCAGGAGTTCAAGGGGACCCCTGAGGCGAGGACCGAAGAGTTCATGACCGAGTTCACCGAGATGCTCTCGAAGAGCCTGCCGGAGAAGGAGCTCTTGCAGGGGCTGGAGCGCGAATACCCGGGGATCATGCCGGTCGTTGCCTCCTGCTTGAAGCAGGGTGGCGAGATCGACCTGGAGGAGCTGGAGCGGCAGGTGCTCGCCGAGCACCAGAGGCAGTTCGACCAGATGGTGGAAAAGAACAAGCCGGTATGCGCCGCCGAGCACGACGAGGTGGTGGCCTTGGGCGGCCTGCACATCCTCGGCACCGAGCGCCACGAATCGCGCCGCATCGACAACCAGTTGCGCGGCCGTTCCGGCCGCCAGGGGGACCCCGGTTCCTCCCGTTTCTACCTTTCGCTGCAGGACGACCTTTTGCGCATCTTCGGCTCCGAGCGCGTCTCCATGATCATGGACAAGCTTGGAATCGAGGAGGGCGAGGCGATTACCCACGGCCTCATCACCCGCGCCATCGAGAACGCCCAGAAGAAGGTCGAGGCGCACAACTTCGAGATCAGGAAGCACCTGATCGAGTACGACGACGTCATGAACAAGCAGCGCGAGGTGATCTACACCCAGAGAAAGGAGATCCTGGGAGGTAACGAGATCCGGGAGAGCTTCACCGGCATGATGGAGGAAACGGTCAGCGACATCGTCTCCGCCTACGTCATCGACAGGACTCCCGCCCGCGAGTGGGATTGGCAGGGGATCACCGACAGCGTGCAGAAGGTGTTCGGCTTCCACCTGGACCTGACCCCGGACCTTATGGACCGGATCACGCCGGTGAACTTCGAGGATACGCTGAGGACCACCGCGCGCGAGCGTTTCCAGCAGCGGCTGGACGAGTTCGGCGACGACCTGATGGACCACCTGATCAAGGTGATCATGCTCCAGGTCATCGATACCCAGTGGAAGGACCACCTGCTTTCCATCGACCACCTGAAGGAAGGTATCGGCCTGCGCGGCTACGGCCAGAAGGACCCCAAGCAGGAGTACAAGAGGGAGGCCTACAAGCTCTTCATGGACATGATGCTGCGCATCAGGGAAGAGGTGGTGGAGAAGATCTTCTGGGTGCAGGTGGGAAGCGAAGAGGAGATGGAGCAGTTCGAGCTGGAGCAGCCCCAGCAGCGCATGGTGTTCAACCTCGTCGACGAAGAGGCGACGGCGCCCGCTCAGGCTCCCTCCAAGAGCAAGAGGAGTGCTGGGAGAAACGATCCCTGCCCCTGCGGTTCGGGCCAGAAGTACAAGAAGTGCTGCGGCAAATAG
- the argJ gene encoding bifunctional glutamate N-acetyltransferase/amino-acid acetyltransferase ArgJ yields the protein MKGFRFSAVEAAIKKPGRLDLALIFSDLPAKVAAVYTTNKVQAAPVILSRERSANGSCRALLVNSGNANACTGEQGMQDALECGRRTAEALGLADEELLIASTGVIGQQLPMDRFRKGIQPLVDGLDRGTLEDVASAIMTTDTFAKIERREGEAGGTPYRIWGIAKGAGMIQPNMATMLSFLVTDAAVDGAFLKSAFAEAVDGSYNAITVDGDTSTNDTALVIANGAAGNPEIKGGTPEGGAFLALLHDLLLSLAKLIVKDGEGATKFVEIRVKGAADNADAKTAALAVANSLLVKTAFFGQDANWGRIIAAVGYSGARVEQERVEIKFDDVVMASSGIFAGGDAEAAGTLVLQQKEFMVTIDLKLGKGEAAVYTSDLSYDYVRINADYRT from the coding sequence ATGAAAGGTTTTCGCTTTTCCGCCGTCGAGGCGGCCATAAAGAAGCCGGGTCGTCTGGACCTGGCGCTCATCTTCTCCGACCTGCCGGCCAAGGTCGCCGCGGTCTACACCACCAACAAGGTGCAGGCTGCACCGGTCATCCTATCGCGCGAGCGCTCAGCAAACGGCTCCTGCCGCGCCCTCCTGGTCAACAGCGGCAACGCTAACGCCTGCACCGGCGAGCAGGGGATGCAGGATGCGCTGGAATGCGGCAGGAGGACGGCCGAGGCCCTGGGGCTTGCCGACGAGGAACTGCTCATCGCCTCCACCGGCGTCATCGGGCAGCAACTCCCCATGGACCGTTTCCGCAAGGGGATCCAGCCCCTGGTGGACGGGCTCGACCGGGGCACCCTGGAGGACGTGGCGAGCGCCATCATGACCACCGACACCTTCGCGAAGATCGAGCGGCGCGAGGGGGAGGCCGGGGGGACGCCGTACCGCATCTGGGGCATAGCCAAGGGGGCCGGGATGATCCAGCCCAACATGGCCACCATGCTCTCGTTCCTCGTTACCGACGCGGCCGTCGACGGCGCCTTTTTGAAGAGCGCCTTCGCCGAAGCGGTGGACGGCTCCTACAACGCCATCACGGTGGACGGCGATACCTCCACCAACGACACGGCGCTCGTCATCGCCAACGGGGCTGCGGGGAACCCGGAGATCAAGGGGGGGACCCCGGAGGGGGGCGCCTTCCTCGCCCTTTTGCACGACCTGCTGTTGTCGCTGGCGAAGCTGATCGTGAAAGACGGCGAGGGGGCCACCAAGTTCGTCGAGATCAGGGTCAAGGGGGCGGCCGATAACGCCGACGCAAAGACCGCCGCCCTGGCCGTAGCCAACTCGCTTTTGGTGAAGACCGCCTTCTTCGGCCAGGACGCCAACTGGGGGAGGATCATCGCCGCGGTCGGTTACTCCGGAGCCCGCGTGGAGCAAGAACGGGTTGAGATAAAGTTCGACGACGTGGTGATGGCTTCCAGCGGGATTTTCGCCGGCGGCGACGCCGAGGCGGCCGGGACCCTTGTTTTGCAGCAAAAGGAGTTCATGGTCACCATCGACCTGAAGCTCGGAAAAGGGGAGGCAGCGGTGTACACGAGCGATCTCTCCTACGATTACGTGCGCATCAACGCCGACTACAGGACTTAG
- a CDS encoding sigma-54-dependent transcriptional regulator yields MTVKKRIMLVDNEEGLCRMMEAVLSDNGYAVTAYTRSFEAAESFQAGQWDLLVTDIKMPGMDGLELLQKVKQKDPALPVIMVTAYATVEMSIQALRKGAYDMLTKPFEPEELLYRVKNALQHTRLMEENRELREELVGRFNFGNIIGASKALKEVLERVEKLAVRDTSVLITGESGTGKELIAQAIHYNSPRKEKKFVAINCGALPASLLESELFGYRKGAFTGAAENRRGLLETADGGTLFLDEVGNLPMTVQKTLLRFLQEQEFNRLGDPTPTKVDVRVLSATNADMKQAVKAGEFREDLYYRLNVVNIHLPPLRERKDDIALLAAHFISLQNSKFGTQIKGLDHEALEAAVEFPWPGNIRQLRNVIEACIAMENNDYITFPVLSQFIEVAPLEAGGEATADEGEYAKALMRFETEYLRGLLRKNQGNVEAAAKEAGTNMATIYRKIKKYGIRKEEYNM; encoded by the coding sequence GTGACTGTGAAGAAAAGGATCATGCTGGTCGACAACGAGGAAGGGCTCTGCCGCATGATGGAGGCGGTGCTTTCCGACAACGGCTATGCGGTCACCGCGTACACCAGGAGCTTCGAGGCTGCCGAAAGCTTCCAGGCGGGGCAGTGGGACCTCCTGGTGACCGACATCAAGATGCCGGGGATGGACGGGCTGGAGCTTTTGCAGAAGGTGAAGCAGAAGGACCCGGCCCTCCCGGTGATCATGGTTACCGCCTACGCCACGGTGGAGATGTCGATCCAGGCGCTCAGAAAGGGTGCCTACGACATGCTCACCAAGCCCTTCGAGCCCGAGGAGCTTCTGTACCGGGTGAAGAACGCCCTGCAGCACACCCGCCTCATGGAGGAGAACCGGGAGCTCAGAGAAGAGCTCGTCGGGAGGTTCAACTTCGGCAACATCATCGGCGCCTCGAAGGCGCTCAAGGAGGTCCTGGAGCGGGTGGAGAAGCTCGCCGTGCGCGACACCTCGGTGCTGATCACCGGGGAGTCCGGCACCGGCAAGGAGCTGATAGCGCAGGCGATCCACTACAACTCCCCCAGAAAGGAGAAGAAGTTCGTCGCCATCAACTGCGGCGCCCTCCCCGCCTCCCTTTTGGAGAGCGAGCTCTTCGGCTACCGCAAGGGTGCCTTCACCGGGGCGGCCGAGAACCGCCGCGGCCTTTTGGAGACCGCCGACGGCGGCACCCTCTTTCTCGACGAGGTGGGGAACCTCCCCATGACGGTGCAAAAGACCCTCTTGCGCTTTCTGCAGGAACAGGAGTTCAACCGGCTGGGTGACCCTACCCCCACCAAGGTGGACGTCCGGGTGCTCTCGGCCACCAACGCCGACATGAAGCAGGCTGTCAAGGCGGGGGAATTCCGCGAGGACCTCTACTATCGCCTTAACGTGGTCAACATCCACCTCCCCCCCTTGAGGGAGAGAAAGGACGACATAGCGCTTTTGGCCGCGCATTTCATCTCGCTGCAAAACTCCAAGTTCGGCACCCAGATCAAGGGGCTCGACCACGAGGCACTGGAGGCCGCGGTGGAATTCCCTTGGCCCGGCAACATCCGGCAGCTCAGAAACGTGATCGAGGCGTGCATCGCCATGGAGAACAACGACTACATCACCTTCCCGGTACTTTCCCAGTTCATCGAGGTGGCCCCGCTGGAGGCGGGGGGAGAGGCTACGGCCGACGAGGGGGAGTACGCCAAGGCGCTGATGCGCTTCGAAACGGAGTACCTGCGGGGGCTTTTGCGCAAGAACCAGGGGAACGTCGAGGCCGCCGCGAAAGAGGCCGGCACCAACATGGCAACCATCTACCGCAAGATCAAGAAGTACGGCATCAGGAAGGAAGAGTACAACATGTAG
- a CDS encoding cache domain-containing protein, with protein MQKYLFAFINKLKLRWKMVVLVLPLVIIPIFLVGGVIGYISTKQAYLGITQTSKDDLQHMAGFTVDMLNSHYQQFQVYKQDKEKTFHEELRTVSELAYNVVQSQQRLQQKGRMDLAAAQREARNALSKVNVGKTGYIYAMNSRGELKVHVAQEGVNVFDSRDETGRYFIREMIEKARRSKPGEVLYIVYPWRNAALGDKSLRKKVVAYRYFKEWDWIIAAGGYLEETYEDVAFERRSFQELKEKIKAKKVGKTGYIFAMDTSGNFMIHPTGEGKNFLNAVDFSGQHFIKEMCERKNGWIRYPWKNQGDKGPRMKIVRYEYFQPWNWIVAVGSYEEEFYQEANVIKGRIMESMVVLTILVSVMAVFLVLLASRVMTEPISRMIEVIRKVKSGRLDETMKVETQDELGELATAFNRMTKIIKHNKELEANLAQQGKMASLGVLSSGVAHEINNPLGVILGYAAYIEKKLSPDDPNYRFIHEIKRESKRCKKIVQDLLSYARTPQPVLEPTDLNALLEQIVDFAANHTDMHHVSVEKSFDPSLPEIMVDGDQLRQVAINLILNAGAAMQRGGKLVVSTQNGEDNCVSLKFSDNGAGIAAEHMERIFEPFFTTKVKGTGLGLAITRQIVEQHHGKIGIESEIGVGTTVEVRLPINRDDYC; from the coding sequence GTGCAGAAGTACCTCTTCGCCTTCATAAACAAACTGAAGCTGCGCTGGAAGATGGTGGTCTTGGTGTTGCCGCTCGTGATCATCCCCATTTTCCTCGTGGGAGGGGTCATCGGCTACATCTCCACCAAGCAGGCCTACCTGGGGATCACCCAGACCAGCAAGGACGACCTGCAGCACATGGCCGGCTTCACCGTCGACATGTTGAACTCCCACTACCAGCAATTCCAGGTCTACAAGCAGGACAAGGAGAAGACCTTCCACGAAGAGCTGAGGACGGTGAGCGAGCTCGCCTACAACGTGGTGCAGTCGCAGCAGAGACTGCAGCAAAAAGGGAGGATGGATCTCGCGGCGGCGCAGCGCGAGGCGCGCAATGCCCTCTCCAAGGTGAACGTCGGCAAGACCGGCTACATCTACGCCATGAACAGCCGCGGCGAGCTGAAGGTCCACGTGGCGCAGGAAGGGGTCAACGTCTTTGACAGCCGGGACGAGACCGGGCGCTACTTCATCCGCGAGATGATCGAGAAAGCGCGCCGCTCCAAGCCCGGTGAGGTGCTCTACATCGTCTACCCCTGGCGCAACGCGGCGCTCGGCGACAAGTCGCTCAGGAAGAAGGTGGTGGCCTACCGCTACTTCAAGGAGTGGGACTGGATCATCGCCGCGGGGGGCTACCTGGAGGAGACCTACGAGGACGTGGCTTTCGAGCGCCGCTCCTTCCAGGAACTGAAGGAGAAGATCAAGGCGAAGAAGGTCGGCAAGACCGGCTACATCTTCGCCATGGATACCTCGGGGAACTTCATGATCCACCCGACCGGCGAGGGGAAAAACTTCCTGAACGCGGTCGACTTCAGCGGGCAGCATTTCATCAAGGAGATGTGCGAGCGGAAAAACGGCTGGATCCGCTACCCCTGGAAGAACCAGGGGGACAAGGGCCCCAGGATGAAGATCGTGCGCTACGAGTACTTCCAACCCTGGAACTGGATCGTCGCGGTCGGCTCCTACGAGGAGGAGTTCTACCAGGAGGCGAACGTGATCAAGGGGCGCATCATGGAGAGCATGGTGGTGCTTACCATCCTGGTGAGCGTGATGGCCGTGTTCCTGGTGCTTCTGGCGTCCCGGGTGATGACCGAGCCGATCTCCAGGATGATCGAGGTGATCAGGAAGGTGAAATCGGGGCGCCTGGACGAGACCATGAAGGTGGAGACCCAGGACGAGCTGGGCGAGCTCGCCACCGCCTTCAACCGGATGACCAAGATCATCAAGCACAACAAGGAGCTGGAGGCGAACCTGGCCCAGCAGGGGAAGATGGCCTCCTTGGGCGTCCTCTCCTCCGGGGTCGCCCACGAGATCAACAACCCGCTCGGGGTTATCCTGGGGTACGCCGCCTACATCGAGAAGAAGCTCTCCCCGGACGACCCCAACTACCGGTTCATCCACGAGATCAAGCGCGAGAGCAAGCGCTGCAAGAAGATCGTGCAGGACCTCCTCTCCTATGCGCGCACGCCGCAGCCGGTGCTGGAACCGACCGACCTCAACGCGCTTTTGGAGCAGATCGTAGACTTCGCGGCGAACCACACCGACATGCACCACGTCTCGGTGGAAAAAAGCTTCGACCCTTCGCTGCCTGAGATCATGGTGGATGGCGACCAGTTGCGCCAGGTGGCGATCAACCTGATCCTCAACGCCGGCGCCGCCATGCAGAGGGGGGGCAAACTCGTGGTCAGCACCCAGAACGGGGAAGACAACTGCGTGAGCCTCAAGTTCTCCGACAACGGCGCCGGGATCGCCGCCGAGCACATGGAGCGGATCTTCGAACCCTTCTTCACCACCAAGGTGAAGGGGACGGGCCTGGGGCTTGCCATAACGAGGCAGATCGTGGAGCAGCACCACGGCAAGATCGGTATCGAGAGCGAGATCGGCGTCGGGACCACGGTCGAGGTGCGGCTCCCCATCAACCGGGACGACTACTGTTAA
- the mnmH gene encoding tRNA 2-selenouridine(34) synthase MnmH, with amino-acid sequence METAPFNEELIDTHLLVDVRTPLEYEEDHLPGAINVPLLTNEERVEIGILHKETGPHAARRRGLELTAHRFPQMVEEIALAAAGRPILVYCWRGGLRSKTVTMILDLAGFKAVQLQGGYKSFRHEVSGYFNPFTPKVPLVVLHGMTGIGKTTLLQRLKERGNSVLDLEGLACHRGSAFGQLGLNQTLTQKRFETLLWDEIRKAPAGRPLILEGESERIGRVSLPGDFYQKMAAGVRVWCHASLETRVQRLIDEYGLPTYKEEMATALQRIRKKLGGKRCDELAENLERWEMEPFMAGLVNDYYDKVYYKNRTWVADSELSMEDFDQAAAELERYLSLRFKTGGASA; translated from the coding sequence TTGGAAACAGCACCGTTTAACGAAGAACTCATCGACACCCACCTCTTAGTCGACGTACGCACCCCACTCGAATACGAGGAGGACCACCTCCCCGGCGCCATCAACGTCCCGCTTTTGACCAACGAAGAGCGGGTGGAGATCGGCATCCTGCACAAGGAGACCGGCCCGCACGCGGCAAGGAGAAGGGGGCTCGAGCTGACCGCGCACCGCTTTCCGCAGATGGTAGAGGAGATCGCGCTCGCCGCTGCGGGAAGGCCCATCCTGGTCTACTGCTGGCGGGGGGGGCTTAGGAGCAAGACCGTCACCATGATCCTTGATCTGGCCGGCTTCAAGGCGGTGCAGTTGCAGGGGGGATACAAGAGCTTCCGGCACGAAGTAAGCGGGTACTTCAATCCCTTTACCCCCAAGGTGCCGCTCGTCGTTTTGCACGGCATGACCGGCATCGGCAAGACCACGCTCCTGCAGCGCCTGAAGGAGCGCGGCAACTCGGTGCTCGACCTCGAGGGGCTCGCCTGCCACCGCGGTTCCGCCTTCGGCCAACTGGGGCTGAACCAGACCCTCACCCAGAAACGCTTCGAGACCCTTTTGTGGGACGAGATCAGGAAAGCCCCGGCGGGGCGCCCTCTCATCCTCGAGGGGGAGAGCGAGCGCATAGGCCGGGTGTCGCTTCCCGGCGACTTCTACCAGAAGATGGCCGCCGGCGTCAGGGTCTGGTGCCACGCCTCGCTTGAGACCCGAGTGCAAAGGCTCATCGACGAGTACGGCCTCCCCACCTACAAGGAGGAGATGGCGACAGCACTGCAGAGGATCAGGAAGAAGCTCGGCGGGAAAAGGTGCGACGAACTCGCGGAAAACCTGGAGAGATGGGAGATGGAGCCGTTCATGGCGGGCCTGGTGAACGACTACTACGACAAGGTCTACTATAAAAACCGCACCTGGGTGGCGGACAGCGAGCTCAGCATGGAGGATTTCGACCAGGCCGCGGCCGAGCTTGAGCGCTACCTCTCCCTGCGCTTCAAAACGGGTGGCGCGAGCGCCTGA
- a CDS encoding DUF485 domain-containing protein has protein sequence MAERQYDWKAIAKNPKFVELHHKKTAFLFGWWIFSCVYYFLLPIGAAYTPGIFKVKMIGVVNFGYVFALSQFFVSWGIALYYSHVANKDFDRLTRELIDELHL, from the coding sequence ATGGCAGAAAGACAGTACGACTGGAAAGCAATCGCAAAAAATCCAAAATTCGTGGAACTGCACCACAAGAAGACGGCCTTCCTTTTCGGATGGTGGATCTTCTCCTGCGTGTACTACTTCCTGCTCCCCATCGGGGCGGCGTACACACCGGGGATCTTCAAGGTCAAGATGATCGGCGTCGTCAACTTCGGGTACGTATTCGCCCTCTCCCAGTTCTTCGTCTCCTGGGGAATCGCGCTTTACTATTCGCATGTCGCCAACAAGGACTTTGACCGGTTGACCAGGGAACTGATCGACGAACTGCATCTCTAG